Proteins from one Chitinophaga oryzae genomic window:
- the dusB gene encoding tRNA dihydrouridine synthase DusB: MVKIGNIELGEFPLLLAPMEDVSDPPFRAVCKDNGADLMYTEFISSEGLIRDAIKSRQKLDIFPYERPVGIQIFGGDEEPMAMAAQIVETTNPDLLDINFGCPVKKVVCKGAGAGILKDIPKMVKLTAAVVKATRLPVTVKTRLGWDDNTRNIEEVAERLQDVGIQALTIHGRTRTQLYKGHADWTLIGKVKNNPRIKIPIFGNGDICTPEQTIAAREKFGVDGVMIGRAAIGYPWIFREIKHFMKTGEHLPPPTVLERVEVCKKHLRQSVSWKGDIVGILEMRRHYANYLKGLPHIKEFRQQLVTYKTLAEIEDVLDAIVTQYKDHIFERTSPPPAEQNFLPADNETAGCNVYV, from the coding sequence ATGGTGAAGATAGGAAATATAGAATTGGGTGAATTTCCCCTGTTGCTCGCGCCTATGGAGGATGTGAGTGATCCGCCCTTCCGTGCGGTCTGTAAGGATAACGGGGCTGACCTGATGTATACTGAGTTTATCTCTTCGGAGGGGCTTATCCGTGATGCCATCAAAAGCCGGCAGAAACTGGATATTTTCCCTTATGAAAGACCGGTAGGCATCCAGATCTTCGGCGGAGATGAAGAGCCTATGGCCATGGCCGCCCAGATCGTGGAAACCACCAACCCGGACCTGCTGGACATCAACTTTGGCTGCCCGGTGAAGAAAGTGGTGTGCAAGGGCGCCGGCGCCGGTATTCTGAAAGACATCCCTAAAATGGTGAAACTGACGGCTGCCGTGGTAAAAGCCACCCGGTTGCCGGTAACCGTAAAAACCAGGCTGGGCTGGGATGATAACACCAGGAATATTGAAGAGGTAGCGGAAAGGCTGCAGGATGTGGGCATACAGGCGCTCACGATCCATGGCCGTACCCGTACACAGCTGTATAAAGGCCATGCGGACTGGACACTGATCGGGAAGGTGAAGAATAATCCCCGTATTAAGATTCCGATTTTTGGTAACGGTGACATATGTACGCCGGAACAGACGATTGCAGCCCGGGAGAAATTTGGCGTAGACGGGGTCATGATAGGCCGCGCCGCCATCGGCTACCCCTGGATATTCCGGGAGATCAAGCATTTTATGAAGACGGGTGAACATTTGCCGCCTCCGACTGTTTTGGAAAGAGTAGAAGTCTGCAAAAAACATCTCCGCCAGTCCGTGTCCTGGAAAGGTGACATTGTGGGAATCCTTGAAATGCGCCGCCATTACGCGAATTACCTCAAAGGGCTACCCCATATCAAAGAATTCAGGCAACAATTAGTAACTTACAAAACATTAGCTGAAATAGAAGACGTACTAGACGCGATTGTTACACAGTACAAGGACCACATATTCGAAAGGACTTCTCCCCCACCAGCTGAACAGAATTTTCTACCAGCGGATAATGAAACGGCTGGTTGTAACGTTTACGTCTAA
- a CDS encoding phosphatidylserine decarboxylase family protein, which produces MKIHREGFATISLVFLVLALINGAVFYWLGAVPAVTYVILVFSILFFLFIVSFFRVPARQYTTGDNLVISPCDGKVVVIEEVFEPEYFQDKRLQVSIFMSPANVHVNRNPISGTVKLSQYHAGKYLVAWHPKSSTENERHSVVIGNQKTDILVRQIAGALARRIVNYLKPGMQVGQNEEMGFIKFGSRVDLYLPLGTEVTVQLEQVVKGGQTVIAKI; this is translated from the coding sequence ATGAAGATCCATCGTGAAGGATTTGCTACCATTTCCCTTGTATTCCTGGTACTGGCACTGATCAACGGAGCCGTATTTTACTGGCTGGGCGCCGTTCCGGCTGTAACCTATGTCATCCTGGTCTTTTCCATCCTGTTCTTCCTTTTTATCGTATCGTTTTTCCGCGTGCCGGCCAGACAGTATACGACCGGAGACAACCTGGTCATCTCTCCCTGCGATGGTAAAGTGGTAGTGATAGAAGAAGTTTTTGAACCGGAGTACTTCCAGGACAAACGCCTGCAGGTATCCATCTTTATGAGCCCTGCCAACGTACACGTAAACCGCAACCCTATCAGCGGCACCGTGAAACTGTCACAGTATCACGCCGGTAAATACCTCGTGGCCTGGCATCCGAAATCCTCTACGGAAAATGAAAGACACTCTGTAGTGATCGGCAACCAGAAAACAGATATCCTGGTAAGACAGATCGCCGGCGCCCTCGCCCGCAGGATCGTTAACTACCTGAAACCCGGTATGCAGGTAGGCCAGAATGAAGAAATGGGCTTTATCAAATTCGGCTCCCGTGTGGACCTCTACCTGCCTTTAGGCACAGAAGTGACCGTACAGCTGGAGCAGGTAGTAAAGGGCGGCCAGACGGTGATCGCTAAAATCTAG
- a CDS encoding NUMOD4 domain-containing protein, with amino-acid sequence MTTIKNLRNEVWKDLQIKNKSALRKRYAVSNMGRVISYHESTEDGKLLTGSTVEGYTVLNVKPADSYQSLYLHREVAKLFNKRPGRAHRYVIHLDYDKKNNKASNLKWATKEEMEEHQQNSPAKLAYKEKQRNRLKGLKLNVTKVKSIKRLLNKPGKKTMKQIAEQFDISEMQLYRIKSGENWAHVTLD; translated from the coding sequence ATGACCACAATTAAAAATCTGAGAAATGAAGTCTGGAAAGACTTACAGATTAAAAACAAATCTGCCCTGCGTAAGCGATACGCGGTTTCAAACATGGGGAGAGTGATCAGTTATCATGAAAGTACAGAAGATGGTAAGCTGCTCACGGGTTCTACCGTGGAAGGCTATACGGTTTTGAATGTAAAACCGGCGGACAGCTACCAGTCACTCTACCTGCACCGGGAAGTGGCCAAGCTTTTCAACAAAAGACCAGGACGTGCCCACCGCTACGTGATCCACCTGGACTATGACAAGAAAAACAACAAGGCCAGCAACCTGAAATGGGCTACCAAAGAGGAAATGGAAGAGCATCAGCAGAACAGCCCGGCAAAACTGGCCTACAAGGAGAAGCAGCGCAACCGTCTCAAAGGACTGAAGCTGAATGTGACCAAAGTAAAGAGCATCAAGCGCTTACTGAACAAGCCCGGTAAAAAAACCATGAAGCAGATCGCTGAGCAGTTCGACATCAGCGAAATGCAGCTGTACCGTATTAAAAGCGGTGAGAACTGGGCGCATGTAACACTGGATTAA
- a CDS encoding CPBP family intramembrane glutamic endopeptidase: MTGYLKQSPPALQFITFFGFFIGFMLIYNTALMLLMEPMTGHSLMDLQSGDITDPNLIGYLKITQFFYSIVVYLVPAALFAYLWQPYPGRYLGLKPAPAAIQVLLALMAMYSVTWFGGFLNNWNQTWQVPQAARQLQEQTEKLITVMLRMPSIKDLFINLVLMAIVPAIAEELFFRGVFQRLLIQSTRKVWLSVFLTAVFFSFIHFEMLGFMVRVVLGFILGAIYVLSGNLWLSIFAHILNNGSLVVLIYLFQRGIIKTDPATDTQVEWYIALLSLVVTIGLLWALRQKSTPMVMTAPVRKADDDQIDNLGVDENQ; encoded by the coding sequence ATGACCGGTTATCTGAAACAGTCCCCACCCGCTTTACAGTTTATTACCTTTTTCGGCTTTTTCATTGGTTTCATGCTGATATACAATACAGCACTGATGTTGCTGATGGAACCCATGACCGGTCATTCGCTGATGGACCTTCAAAGCGGGGATATAACAGACCCTAACCTCATCGGCTATCTGAAAATTACACAGTTTTTCTATTCTATCGTAGTTTATCTGGTCCCGGCAGCCCTTTTTGCCTACCTGTGGCAGCCCTACCCGGGCCGCTACCTGGGCCTGAAACCCGCTCCGGCCGCTATCCAGGTGTTGCTGGCGCTGATGGCCATGTACTCCGTTACCTGGTTTGGCGGCTTCCTGAACAACTGGAACCAGACCTGGCAGGTACCCCAGGCTGCCCGGCAACTGCAGGAGCAAACGGAAAAGCTGATCACGGTCATGCTGCGCATGCCTTCCATAAAAGACTTATTCATCAACCTGGTACTGATGGCCATTGTCCCTGCCATCGCGGAAGAGCTGTTCTTCCGTGGCGTATTCCAGCGCCTGCTCATCCAGAGCACCCGCAAAGTATGGCTCAGCGTGTTCCTGACCGCCGTCTTCTTCAGCTTCATCCATTTTGAAATGCTGGGCTTTATGGTGCGCGTGGTACTGGGCTTTATTCTGGGCGCCATCTATGTGCTGAGCGGCAATCTCTGGTTAAGCATCTTCGCCCACATCCTCAACAACGGCTCGCTGGTAGTACTGATATACCTGTTCCAGCGGGGCATTATCAAAACAGATCCTGCCACAGACACGCAGGTGGAATGGTATATCGCCCTACTGAGCCTTGTGGTCACCATCGGCCTCCTGTGGGCGCTGCGCCAGAAATCCACGCCCATGGTGATGACAGCGCCTGTCCGAAAGGCGGACGATGATCAAATAGACAACCTCGGTGTGGATGAAAATCAGTAA
- a CDS encoding SDR family oxidoreductase codes for MNAVITGASKGIGKAIAERLAAEGFNVAICARNTDALAAAKAAIGEKNPAVTVIAESVDMGDKAQVMAFARKIKDTWSTVDILVNNAGIFIPGALHEEADGLLEKLMAVNVYSAYHLTRELLPLMIAQRNGHIFNMCSTASHHAYPNGGSYSITKYALLGFSKNLRRELMPHNVRVTSVSPGPTLTASWDGFEGPADRMMPPEDIASVVWNAFTLAKQTVVEEIQLRPMLGDI; via the coding sequence ATGAACGCAGTTATAACAGGTGCCAGCAAAGGCATCGGAAAGGCTATTGCAGAAAGACTGGCGGCAGAGGGGTTCAACGTGGCCATTTGTGCCCGCAACACAGACGCGTTGGCCGCTGCAAAGGCAGCTATCGGGGAGAAAAACCCCGCAGTAACGGTCATCGCCGAATCGGTGGATATGGGTGATAAAGCGCAGGTGATGGCTTTTGCACGGAAAATAAAAGACACCTGGTCCACCGTGGACATACTTGTCAACAACGCCGGTATCTTCATACCCGGCGCCCTGCACGAAGAAGCGGACGGCCTGCTGGAAAAGCTGATGGCCGTCAACGTATACAGCGCCTACCACCTCACCCGCGAACTACTGCCCCTCATGATAGCCCAACGTAACGGCCATATCTTTAATATGTGCTCCACCGCCAGCCATCATGCCTATCCTAACGGCGGCTCCTACAGCATCACCAAATACGCCCTGCTCGGATTCTCCAAAAACCTGCGCCGGGAGCTGATGCCCCACAATGTGAGGGTCACCTCCGTAAGCCCCGGCCCAACGCTCACCGCCTCCTGGGACGGCTTCGAAGGCCCGGCCGACAGGATGATGCCTCCCGAAGACATTGCCAGCGTGGTGTGGAACGCCTTTACCCTGGCCAAACAAACTGTCGTAGAGGAAATACAGCTCAGACCTATGTTGGGAGATATTTAA
- a CDS encoding YjjG family noncanonical pyrimidine nucleotidase, which translates to MRYKHLFFDLDHTLWDFETNEQETLLELFDSHGLANRGVPSFEAFSESYVGHNERLWERFRKGFINRAELRDKRFRLALLDFKIGDEKLCQAISTEFLEILPNKKALFPETKETLDYLAAKNYPMHMITNGFEETQLLKMRNAGIEHYFTHIVTSEVAGSLKPYPQIFEYAISKAGTSAAESIMVGDAMELDIKGAHGVGMDQVYFNPAKPPVDFTPTYTIGHLKELRNIL; encoded by the coding sequence ATGAGATATAAGCATCTTTTCTTTGACCTGGACCATACGCTCTGGGACTTTGAAACCAACGAACAGGAGACCTTGCTGGAACTTTTCGACAGCCATGGGCTGGCCAACCGCGGAGTACCATCTTTCGAAGCATTTTCCGAATCTTATGTCGGGCACAACGAACGTTTATGGGAGCGCTTCCGGAAAGGGTTCATCAACCGGGCCGAGTTGCGGGACAAACGCTTCCGCCTTGCGCTGCTGGACTTCAAAATCGGTGATGAGAAGCTGTGTCAGGCCATAAGCACGGAGTTCCTGGAGATACTGCCGAACAAAAAGGCGCTGTTTCCCGAAACGAAAGAAACGCTGGACTATCTGGCGGCCAAAAACTACCCGATGCATATGATTACCAACGGGTTCGAAGAAACGCAGCTGCTGAAGATGAGGAATGCAGGCATCGAGCATTATTTTACCCATATCGTTACCTCTGAGGTGGCGGGCAGTCTGAAGCCCTATCCCCAGATATTTGAATATGCCATCAGTAAAGCCGGCACCAGCGCGGCGGAGAGCATTATGGTGGGCGACGCTATGGAGCTGGATATTAAAGGGGCGCATGGCGTGGGCATGGACCAGGTGTATTTTAATCCGGCCAAGCCGCCGGTGGACTTTACGCCGACCTATACTATCGGGCATTTAAAGGAGCTCAGGAACATACTTTGA
- a CDS encoding putative signal transducing protein, whose product MEKGWVKIFSSDRPFEAEIVKGMLADNGITAVLINRQSSSYNITLPGQAELYVHEKEEQTAKDLVHNHNNLPTGDPNEVSE is encoded by the coding sequence ATGGAAAAAGGTTGGGTTAAAATCTTCTCAAGTGACCGTCCCTTCGAGGCGGAGATTGTAAAAGGAATGCTGGCAGACAATGGTATCACCGCAGTACTGATCAACCGTCAGTCATCTTCCTACAATATCACCCTCCCCGGTCAGGCAGAGCTATACGTACACGAAAAAGAAGAACAAACAGCAAAGGACCTCGTACACAATCACAACAACCTTCCCACCGGCGACCCCAACGAGGTGTCGGAATAG
- a CDS encoding phosphatidate cytidylyltransferase has product MKTFFTRTASALVFVAVMLGGILWSPFTFFLLFFLVSTFALQEFFKLMRLIDTGYNSIPSWHKWGVTIAGAAIMLAFTGENFQLGDISTGFIGWWIAIIFLLVLPLGEILLDKDFSPRNVGYSCMGLLYVVIPFSLLVNIRLNAIDIHYTPENVGTAPGWLIPLLLIIFIWINDTMAYIVGSLIGKTPFFPSISPKKTIEGSVGGMILAVAAAGVYGYYWGQQYLSLQHWLALAGIAAVFGTTGDLLESRLKRMAGVKDSGNIMPGHGGFLDRFDSLLLAAPFAWIYVHAFMMA; this is encoded by the coding sequence ATGAAGACTTTTTTTACCCGCACTGCCTCGGCGCTGGTGTTTGTGGCAGTGATGCTGGGAGGTATCTTATGGAGTCCCTTCACCTTTTTTCTGCTCTTTTTCCTGGTCAGCACCTTCGCACTGCAGGAGTTTTTTAAACTGATGCGCCTGATAGATACCGGTTACAACAGTATTCCCTCCTGGCACAAATGGGGGGTAACTATCGCCGGCGCCGCCATTATGCTGGCTTTTACCGGGGAGAACTTTCAGTTGGGCGACATCTCCACCGGCTTCATCGGCTGGTGGATCGCTATTATTTTCCTGCTGGTACTGCCGCTTGGTGAAATACTGCTTGATAAGGATTTCTCCCCCCGTAACGTCGGTTACTCCTGTATGGGCCTGCTCTACGTGGTGATCCCCTTCAGCCTGCTGGTCAATATCCGCCTCAATGCCATAGATATTCACTATACACCGGAAAATGTGGGCACCGCCCCCGGTTGGCTCATTCCCTTGCTGCTCATCATTTTTATCTGGATCAACGATACCATGGCCTATATCGTAGGCTCTCTCATCGGCAAAACCCCCTTCTTCCCGTCGATCTCTCCTAAAAAAACCATCGAAGGCTCCGTGGGAGGGATGATACTGGCTGTTGCCGCTGCCGGTGTATATGGCTACTACTGGGGACAACAATACCTGTCACTCCAGCACTGGCTGGCACTGGCCGGCATCGCCGCCGTATTCGGCACCACCGGCGACCTGCTGGAGTCCAGGCTCAAACGCATGGCCGGCGTTAAAGACTCCGGTAACATCATGCCCGGCCATGGCGGCTTCCTCGATCGCTTCGATTCCCTGCTGCTGGCCGCCCCCTTCGCCTGGATTTATGTACACGCCTTTATGATGGCTTAG